Below is a window of Thermodesulfovibrionales bacterium DNA.
TGAACCGTTCCTCGCAAATGGCCCTTTCCGCGGCTAAGCTTGCCATAGGGGATGCGGCTCTCTCCCCGGAAATATTAAGGAGTCATACCGTTGGGGTATCGTTCGGTACTACCTTAGGCGACGCCCAGACGATTGAAAGCATCGATACGCTGCTCATGAACCATGAGCCGGTAGACCAGCAGTTGATCAACCAGATCCCCACGCATGCGGCTCCGTCAGTAATAGCGAGGGAGTTTACCTGTACCGGTCCGAATGTCATGTTTTCCACAGCATGTTCCG
It encodes the following:
- a CDS encoding beta-ketoacyl synthase N-terminal-like domain-containing protein, producing MNKRVVITGLGVVSSIGIGWKEFWNGLIEGRSGISPVSSFDTSQHFTHNGGEVRKFSPEEFIPSERIPHMNRSSQMALSAAKLAIGDAALSPEILRSHTVGVSFGTTLGDAQTIESIDTLLMNHEPVDQQLINQIPTHAAPSVIAREFTCTGPNVMFSTACS